One window of Pelobates fuscus isolate aPelFus1 chromosome 9, aPelFus1.pri, whole genome shotgun sequence genomic DNA carries:
- the LOC134572600 gene encoding peptidoglycan recognition protein 1-like, which yields MKLLVILLSAFCALTHGCPTIVSKSAWGGKAAKCSSRLATPVTNVIIHHTEGAFCSSPATCSAQARNVQNYHMSSRGWCDIGYNFLVGEDGRVYEGRGWRNLGAHATGYNSKSIGISFIGSFTKRAPSASALNAAQSLIKCGVSKGYIKSAYILKGHRNVGKTDCPGAKLYQIIQKWRNFKA from the exons ATGAAACTCCTCGTTATCCTTCTGTCTGCCTTCTGTGCCCTTACGCATG GATGTCCCACCATCGTGTCCAAGTCAGCATGGGGAGGAAAGGCTGCCAAATGCAGCAGTCGTTTAGCCACTCCAGTCACAAATGTGATCATCCACCACACTGAGGGGGCATTTTGTTCCTCACCGGCTACATGTTCTGCTCAAGCCAGAaatgtccagaattatcacatgAGCAGTCGAGGCTGGTGTGACATTGGATACAA CTTTCTGGTTGGAGAAGATGGCCGTGTATATGAAGGACGTGGCTGGAGAAACCTCGGAGCTCATGCAACAGGCTACAACTCAAAATCCATTGGAATTAGCTTTATTGGATCGTTCACTA AGCGCGCTCCCAGTGCTAGCGCCCTAAATGCTGCTCAAAGTCTGATCAAGTGTGGAGTCTCGAAAGGTTATATCAAATCAGCTTATATTCTGAAGGGACATCGCAATGTAGGGAAGACAGATTGCCCTGGAGCCAAATTATACCAAATCATTCAAAAATGGCGTAATTTTAAGGCTTGA